One Pelagibaculum spongiae DNA segment encodes these proteins:
- a CDS encoding Na/Pi symporter: MQSGTEVIQQRSPQSHFLKWVAVASMIYLILLAVGMIGSGFKWASGGKDGAAELFAFATNPFMGLIIGALATALIQSSSTVTSVIVGLVAGGLPVETAIPMIMGANIGTTITNTLVSLAHAGKRKEFRRAFAAAVIHDFFNLMAVAIFLPLEIMFGILAKVSFYLSNLLVGGDSVSIKSLNFIKPITKPVVSVFKDLLHDLPGIGGGVALAAIGLVMIFVSITFLGKLLKTLMVGRAKELLHKAIGRGPVGSIASGTLVTIAVQSSSTTTSLIIPLAGNGLFKLKEIYPFTLGANIGTCITALLAATAVSGPAAGAALQIALVHFCYNTLSVVVIYGTPFLRQIPLKAARLFAHQASKHKWIALVYMIVVFFLLPISLIMLTK, translated from the coding sequence ATGCAATCTGGAACTGAAGTAATACAACAACGCTCGCCACAGTCTCACTTTTTAAAATGGGTCGCTGTTGCAAGCATGATTTATCTAATCCTACTTGCTGTAGGTATGATTGGCAGTGGCTTTAAATGGGCTTCTGGCGGCAAAGACGGTGCAGCTGAACTGTTCGCTTTTGCAACCAATCCATTTATGGGTCTGATCATCGGTGCATTAGCAACCGCTCTGATTCAATCATCCAGTACGGTAACTTCGGTAATTGTTGGCCTGGTGGCTGGTGGTTTACCTGTAGAAACTGCAATTCCGATGATTATGGGCGCCAACATTGGCACCACAATTACTAATACGCTGGTGAGCTTGGCTCATGCGGGTAAGCGTAAAGAATTCCGTCGGGCTTTTGCTGCTGCGGTAATTCATGATTTCTTTAATCTGATGGCGGTTGCTATTTTTCTGCCGCTGGAAATTATGTTTGGCATTCTTGCCAAGGTCAGCTTCTACTTAAGCAACTTGTTGGTGGGTGGTGACTCTGTCAGCATAAAAAGCTTGAATTTTATCAAGCCAATTACCAAACCTGTGGTTTCTGTATTTAAAGACCTGCTCCATGATCTTCCTGGCATTGGTGGTGGTGTCGCATTGGCCGCTATCGGCTTGGTGATGATTTTTGTTTCTATCACCTTTCTGGGCAAGCTTTTGAAGACCCTGATGGTGGGTAGAGCAAAAGAGTTATTACACAAGGCAATTGGCCGCGGCCCTGTTGGTAGTATTGCTTCGGGTACTTTGGTGACGATTGCAGTTCAGTCTTCTTCGACCACCACCAGCTTAATTATTCCGCTGGCGGGTAATGGTTTGTTTAAATTGAAAGAGATTTATCCTTTCACTTTGGGCGCCAACATTGGTACTTGTATTACTGCATTATTAGCAGCTACCGCAGTGAGCGGACCGGCCGCTGGTGCTGCATTACAAATTGCTCTGGTTCATTTCTGCTATAACACATTATCTGTGGTTGTAATTTATGGGACACCTTTTTTAAGGCAAATCCCATTAAAGGCAGCAAGGCTATTTGCACATCAGGCTAGTAAACATAAGTGGATCGCGTTGGTTTATATGATTGTCGTGTTCTTCTTGCTCCCAATAAGCCTGATCATGTTAACCAAGTAA
- the smrA gene encoding DNA endonuclease SmrA, producing the protein MQDEENLFQSEVGNVKPLAPSRKANIQSKTEITPGHQMRKISAVHENKETNPLGNTGIEMVNPNDFLQFRRPGVQDRVYKKLRQGKFPIDSRLDLHRRSLEQARQDVWEFISDCVQSDLKVVLITHGKGDRGEQQAVIKSHVNHWLPMIDEVLAFHTAQRHHGGAGCMYLLLKKSSSSKQKKRQNYDDN; encoded by the coding sequence ATGCAAGATGAAGAAAACCTGTTTCAAAGTGAAGTGGGCAATGTCAAACCTCTGGCCCCAAGTCGAAAAGCCAATATTCAGAGCAAAACTGAAATAACGCCTGGCCATCAAATGCGAAAAATTTCGGCAGTGCATGAGAATAAAGAGACCAATCCATTAGGAAATACCGGTATTGAAATGGTCAACCCCAATGACTTTTTGCAATTTAGGCGACCGGGTGTTCAGGATCGGGTGTATAAAAAGCTTCGGCAAGGTAAATTCCCTATAGATTCACGCCTTGACTTGCACCGTCGGTCGCTAGAGCAAGCCAGACAAGATGTGTGGGAATTTATTTCAGACTGTGTCCAATCTGATTTGAAGGTTGTACTGATTACCCATGGTAAAGGGGATCGAGGCGAACAACAGGCCGTGATAAAAAGCCATGTAAACCACTGGCTACCAATGATTGATGAGGTGTTGGCATTCCATACTGCACAACGTCATCACGGTGGTGCAGGCTGCATGTATCTGCTGTTAAAAAAGTCTTCATCCAGCAAACAGAAAAAACGTCAAAATTACGACGACAATTAA
- a CDS encoding bacteriohemerythrin has product MSQATEVSKNNQSDQPALLVEWTEQLSVGIEEIDEQHKILVGLLNDLHRSIVEHHGSEQAMQTLDKLVEYTRIHFAVEESLMRILGYPDYEEHKEHHEMLITEIGRLQQKLRDDHKSITFELLHFLKTWLTKHILDDDMAYVDHFISVGVKTQHAKQGLMNRLWHSIAG; this is encoded by the coding sequence GTGTCTCAAGCTACTGAAGTTTCTAAAAATAACCAGTCGGATCAACCTGCATTGTTAGTTGAGTGGACTGAGCAGCTCAGTGTTGGCATTGAAGAAATTGACGAACAACATAAAATATTGGTTGGGCTATTAAACGATTTACATCGATCTATTGTTGAGCATCATGGTAGTGAACAAGCGATGCAAACGCTTGATAAATTAGTTGAATACACACGGATTCATTTTGCAGTTGAAGAAAGTTTGATGAGAATTTTGGGATACCCCGATTACGAAGAACATAAAGAACATCATGAAATGCTGATTACAGAAATAGGCCGGTTGCAGCAAAAGCTTCGTGATGATCATAAATCGATTACTTTTGAGTTACTGCATTTCCTAAAAACTTGGCTAACCAAGCATATTTTGGATGATGACATGGCTTATGTTGATCACTTTATATCGGTTGGCGTTAAAACGCAGCATGCGAAGCAAGGATTGATGAATCGACTGTGGCATTCAATTGCTGGCTGA
- a CDS encoding LysR family transcriptional regulator has product MNISQVDLNLLAYLDVLLRECNVTRAAENLGLSQPATSNALKRLRNLFNDPLLIRTSQGMQPTERAMQLQPIIRHILSDVEAVLQPREGFESNLSQRVFRIMASDYAEATLIPYLIPLLRKQAPGITLDFLTPSDVNVQDLEQGRIDMAINRFSELPDSFHKATVWQDSFTCVMRPDHPILHDYTLENYLEAQHIWVSKTGMGVGTGVDLRKPRELGWVDQALLEQIGARRNIALLTRHYQTAAILARSSDLLATLPSRIAQQYSQTGRLAMLPPPFDIPKFELTMAWSSMLHHNLGHRWLRRLIIDTAREHLDQPTKPAPST; this is encoded by the coding sequence ATGAATATAAGTCAAGTCGATCTGAATTTGCTGGCCTATCTAGATGTACTGCTACGAGAGTGTAATGTGACTCGTGCAGCAGAAAATCTTGGTTTGAGCCAACCAGCAACCAGTAATGCGCTTAAGCGATTGCGTAATTTATTTAATGATCCGTTGTTGATTCGCACCAGTCAGGGCATGCAGCCGACTGAACGGGCAATGCAGTTGCAGCCTATCATTCGACATATATTAAGCGATGTTGAAGCGGTACTTCAGCCTAGGGAGGGTTTTGAATCTAACCTCAGTCAGCGGGTTTTTCGGATTATGGCTAGTGATTATGCCGAAGCCACGCTCATTCCCTATCTGATTCCTTTACTGCGAAAGCAGGCTCCAGGCATTACGCTGGATTTTTTAACGCCTAGCGATGTGAATGTGCAGGATCTGGAGCAGGGCAGAATTGATATGGCAATCAATCGCTTTAGTGAGTTGCCAGATTCTTTTCATAAAGCCACGGTCTGGCAAGATAGCTTTACTTGTGTGATGCGCCCCGACCATCCAATTTTACATGATTATACGCTGGAAAATTACCTCGAAGCGCAGCATATTTGGGTCAGTAAAACCGGCATGGGTGTTGGAACTGGCGTTGACTTGAGAAAGCCACGAGAGTTGGGTTGGGTTGACCAAGCGCTATTAGAACAAATTGGTGCCCGGCGAAACATTGCCTTGCTAACTCGCCATTATCAGACCGCAGCCATTTTGGCACGAAGCTCAGATTTATTGGCGACCTTGCCTAGCCGTATTGCCCAGCAATATTCACAGACAGGCCGATTGGCGATGCTGCCGCCGCCGTTTGATATCCCTAAATTTGAACTGACCATGGCTTGGAGTTCGATGTTGCACCACAACCTAGGCCATCGCTGGTTGCGTCGATTGATTATCGACACCGCCAGAGAACATCTAGATCAACCGACGAAACCGGCGCCATCGACATAG
- a CDS encoding RNA methyltransferase, whose protein sequence is MSLSNIRIVLVQTWHSGNIGAAARAMKTMGLSDLWLVNPVDYPSDEATSRAAGAIDLLQNAHVVESLDQAVADCSLVIGTSAKQRDNKRPLIDAETSAGKLLQEQQNGPVALVFGRERSGLSNEDLARCNYHACVPANPEYPVLNMASAVQLFCYEICKQNRRPVPFNPAIQTTSISVNDQAYPQRQQLDHLHKRIDQLMDLTGFAPSDSHLQSAEKLQNLLERARPNHKELNLLQGFLESLKNHQDIKNQS, encoded by the coding sequence ATGTCTCTTAGCAATATTCGCATCGTTCTGGTTCAAACTTGGCACTCAGGCAATATTGGTGCAGCCGCTCGCGCTATGAAAACCATGGGGCTAAGTGATCTATGGCTGGTAAATCCGGTTGATTATCCTTCCGATGAAGCAACGAGTAGAGCAGCTGGAGCCATTGATTTATTACAAAACGCCCATGTGGTTGAATCATTGGATCAGGCCGTTGCAGATTGTTCACTGGTTATCGGCACCAGCGCTAAACAGCGGGACAACAAACGTCCGTTAATTGATGCAGAAACCAGCGCTGGAAAACTCCTGCAAGAACAACAAAATGGACCGGTTGCATTAGTGTTTGGCCGTGAGAGAAGCGGATTATCCAATGAAGATCTAGCTCGCTGTAATTACCATGCATGCGTACCGGCTAACCCGGAATATCCCGTGTTGAATATGGCTTCGGCAGTGCAATTGTTTTGCTATGAAATCTGTAAGCAGAACCGACGCCCTGTCCCATTCAATCCAGCAATTCAAACCACCAGCATTTCTGTAAATGATCAAGCCTACCCACAACGCCAACAGTTGGATCATCTACATAAACGGATTGATCAGTTAATGGATTTAACCGGTTTTGCACCATCAGATAGTCATTTACAGTCGGCAGAAAAACTACAAAATCTACTTGAGCGAGCCAGACCTAACCATAAAGAATTGAATTTGCTGCAGGGTTTTCTGGAAAGCCTAAAAAATCATCAAGATATAAAAAACCAGAGCTAA
- a CDS encoding HDOD domain-containing protein, producing the protein MDKQQIVTELAEKIEKGQLKLPGFPELAMKIRQATNDPDKDVGEISKIIQTDPLLAAYLIKTVNSPIYRGRVPISSCREAVMRLGLKITRNLVVAFTMRHFFQPKADRFKKKMQDLWQHSTRVAALAAVLARNGSRLNPDKAVLAGLLHDIGTIPLLQALSCQKDLQDEELDQIIISLRGQIGQMILKQWELDDDLALVCREADNWSRDHDGELDYVDLVNIAQLHSFIGTPEMVRCPTLDKVPAMGRLGMAELTPESSLLILEQAREEIAEVESLLRN; encoded by the coding sequence ATGGATAAGCAGCAAATTGTTACCGAGTTAGCTGAAAAAATTGAAAAAGGTCAGCTAAAACTTCCCGGTTTTCCTGAATTGGCAATGAAAATTCGCCAAGCAACCAATGATCCAGACAAAGATGTTGGTGAAATCAGCAAAATTATTCAAACCGACCCTTTGCTGGCGGCCTATTTAATCAAAACCGTAAATAGCCCTATTTACCGCGGACGGGTGCCTATTAGCAGCTGCCGTGAAGCCGTAATGCGTCTTGGTTTGAAAATCACCCGCAATTTAGTTGTCGCATTTACCATGCGCCACTTCTTTCAGCCTAAGGCCGATCGTTTCAAAAAGAAGATGCAAGATCTTTGGCAGCACAGCACACGTGTAGCCGCTTTGGCCGCCGTGCTCGCCAGAAATGGTAGCCGCTTGAATCCTGACAAAGCAGTCTTGGCTGGTTTGTTACACGACATCGGTACCATTCCACTGCTTCAAGCGCTTTCTTGCCAAAAAGATTTGCAAGACGAAGAACTGGATCAGATCATCATCAGTTTGCGCGGTCAGATTGGCCAAATGATTCTCAAACAATGGGAATTAGACGATGATCTGGCACTGGTTTGCCGCGAAGCAGACAACTGGAGCCGGGATCATGACGGTGAATTAGATTATGTCGATTTAGTTAATATTGCCCAGCTACACAGCTTTATTGGCACACCAGAAATGGTTCGCTGCCCAACACTCGATAAAGTCCCTGCAATGGGGCGTTTAGGAATGGCTGAATTAACACCTGAATCCAGTTTGTTAATCCTGGAACAAGCCAGAGAAGAAATTGCCGAAGTGGAAAGCCTGCTACGCAATTAG
- a CDS encoding acetylornithine transaminase codes for MLEQTNNNHLMNNYAPLPVSFSHGSGARLWDEQGNEYLDALSGIAVCNLGHSHPAVTQAIQQQAEKLLHCSNVYQIDLQQKLAQQLTRLAGMDKVFFCNSGAEANEAAIKMARLHGHHQDIAMPHVVVMSHAFHGRTLNTLTATGNSKIQQGFEPLVQGFIRINYNDIEQLKALATRTDIAAVLLEPIQGEGGLTVADNPFLATIRQLCDENNWLMMLDEIQTGVSRTGRFLAYQHSDITPDIISMAKGLGNGVPIGACLAKGKAAELFTPGSHGTTFGGNPLACSAALAVLEQVEKNNLSAHVELIADRMFSNLKETLADVPGVIDIRGKGLMLGIELDRPCAELVKTALIEHKILINVTASNVIRLLPPLIINQKEADEIVARVSKLIKQFLSN; via the coding sequence ATGCTCGAGCAAACTAATAACAATCACTTGATGAACAACTACGCCCCGCTACCAGTGAGTTTCAGCCACGGCAGCGGCGCTCGACTGTGGGATGAACAAGGCAATGAGTACTTGGATGCGTTAAGCGGTATCGCCGTTTGCAACCTAGGGCACAGCCATCCGGCAGTCACTCAAGCAATTCAACAACAAGCTGAAAAGCTGCTGCATTGCTCGAATGTCTATCAGATCGATCTGCAACAGAAACTGGCTCAGCAACTCACAAGGCTGGCTGGTATGGACAAGGTTTTTTTCTGCAACTCAGGTGCCGAAGCCAATGAAGCTGCGATTAAAATGGCTCGGCTGCACGGGCATCATCAAGATATAGCAATGCCGCATGTTGTGGTGATGAGCCATGCCTTTCATGGCCGAACCCTCAATACCTTAACCGCAACCGGCAATAGTAAAATTCAACAAGGTTTTGAACCACTGGTGCAGGGCTTTATTAGGATTAATTACAACGACATTGAGCAACTTAAAGCACTTGCAACAAGAACCGATATTGCCGCAGTACTGTTAGAACCCATTCAAGGTGAAGGCGGATTGACGGTTGCCGATAATCCGTTCTTAGCTACGATTCGCCAATTATGTGATGAAAATAACTGGCTAATGATGCTTGATGAAATTCAAACTGGCGTATCCAGAACCGGTAGATTTCTAGCCTATCAACACAGTGATATCACACCAGATATTATTAGCATGGCTAAAGGCCTCGGTAATGGCGTTCCGATAGGCGCTTGTTTGGCTAAAGGAAAAGCAGCCGAGCTATTTACCCCCGGAAGTCATGGCACGACGTTTGGCGGAAACCCTTTAGCTTGTTCTGCTGCCTTGGCAGTATTAGAGCAAGTAGAAAAAAATAATTTGTCGGCTCATGTCGAATTAATTGCTGATCGAATGTTTAGCAATTTAAAAGAAACTCTGGCTGATGTACCTGGAGTCATTGATATTCGCGGCAAAGGACTAATGCTGGGAATTGAATTAGACCGCCCCTGCGCTGAGTTAGTAAAAACCGCTTTAATTGAACATAAAATCCTGATTAACGTTACAGCGAGCAATGTTATTCGTTTGTTACCACCATTAATCATTAACCAAAAAGAAGCCGATGAAATTGTTGCCCGAGTTAGTAAATTGATAAAACAGTTCCTATCAAATTGA
- a CDS encoding MarC family protein: protein MAELVQLFLKVFFILTPFFVLSVFISLTRDVSAHTQKILANRLAMAVLISCVVIFLTGRYIFEIFGITLDAFRIGAGSVLFLSAISMVNGGSGGPKRPGTDDGVINMAVVPLAMPVTVGPGVIGVLLVLGVEHVGLTEKLKVVAAIAMASAALWVILRLARTLGSRLGSQGMEVIARLTGLFVSAIAAQIIFTGVRNFMA, encoded by the coding sequence GTGGCTGAGTTGGTTCAGTTATTTTTGAAGGTCTTCTTCATTTTGACCCCGTTCTTTGTATTGTCGGTATTTATCTCGCTCACTCGGGATGTTTCGGCGCATACCCAAAAGATTCTGGCAAACCGGCTGGCAATGGCAGTGCTGATTAGCTGTGTGGTGATTTTCTTGACTGGCCGCTATATTTTCGAAATTTTCGGCATTACGTTGGATGCTTTTCGAATTGGCGCTGGTTCAGTATTGTTTTTATCTGCTATTTCAATGGTCAATGGTGGTAGTGGTGGACCAAAGCGCCCTGGAACAGATGATGGTGTAATCAATATGGCAGTGGTGCCGCTGGCGATGCCGGTAACGGTAGGTCCGGGTGTAATTGGTGTGTTATTGGTTTTAGGTGTTGAACACGTCGGGTTGACAGAAAAACTCAAAGTAGTTGCGGCGATTGCGATGGCGAGTGCTGCACTTTGGGTGATTCTGCGTTTAGCAAGAACCTTGGGAAGTCGTTTAGGCTCACAAGGGATGGAAGTAATTGCTCGTTTAACCGGTTTGTTCGTGAGTGCAATTGCTGCGCAAATTATCTTTACCGGGGTTCGAAATTTTATGGCTTAG
- a CDS encoding adenylate/guanylate cyclase domain-containing protein, whose translation MRKFNSLPPYLISFVFLLAMLSPLVYPQGILARLLDRLDLVFYDLRYVQQNLSLGNSQQLGSPVVLIKANPGQLAIENEIDAIVDASYQAGAKLVVVLPSIADDGLSPQDWLAQRFPNLPPGTLDLLAPYLSMVEVQEESGLKPIKGYGFFFDRKQQAQQQLPQPFSSVNQNFNQLPIASGIFGLQGQNQSAGFYNVIPDLDGVIRRAHLFVNYQGEVYPSLGLIAAANYLGATPQLIDESFGISLQFDQKRLNTGVASDLMIDFSIPYNRISWPRLGMIDENIKRIFRGKLVVIEPPGAPGQSLSVPFGGRLSAGDIQAMLIGDLLLNQHHNYQPVWEPIIGWMLLISVAGLLMLLLPRFGPLWQLLTVSGLLLWFWTVSGWLWSSLGILLNWSPLLVIVIGLMLINLGWGFLFERRQLVQLKDTFGQYVPEALVSSMEGPSSTEFQISQNREMTVLFADIQGFTKISEMLSPRELQQLLNRFFTPMTEVIFNHGGTVDKYVGDMIMAFWGAPTEDPMHAENAVKAALEMIEKAASLSESFARENLPVIRLGIGVNSGYMSVGDMGSRYRRAYTVLGDNVNLASRLESLTRNYSVELIVGENTQQLLPSEWLCRRLDCVRVRGRQKPEFIYQPISQNPIGEEVGRLVKFHDAQETYFQGRFNAASRMFAILESEQPLVGLYRRRLDWLERHPIDSEWDGVFQEVENWDG comes from the coding sequence TTGCGCAAATTTAATTCTCTACCCCCTTATTTAATCAGCTTTGTTTTTCTATTGGCGATGCTTTCGCCGTTAGTGTATCCACAAGGTATATTGGCAAGATTGCTCGACCGTTTGGATTTGGTTTTTTATGATTTACGCTATGTGCAGCAAAACCTGAGTTTGGGCAACAGCCAGCAATTGGGCAGTCCAGTGGTTTTGATCAAAGCAAATCCGGGGCAGCTGGCAATTGAAAATGAAATAGATGCAATCGTCGATGCTAGTTATCAAGCAGGGGCCAAACTGGTGGTGGTGTTGCCATCAATCGCCGATGATGGTTTATCGCCTCAAGATTGGTTAGCGCAAAGATTTCCCAATTTACCTCCCGGTACATTAGATCTTTTAGCGCCTTATTTGTCGATGGTTGAAGTGCAGGAAGAAAGTGGACTAAAGCCAATTAAAGGTTACGGATTCTTCTTTGACCGCAAGCAACAAGCACAGCAACAATTGCCCCAGCCTTTTTCTTCAGTCAATCAGAATTTTAATCAGTTGCCGATAGCCAGCGGTATTTTTGGTCTACAAGGGCAAAATCAATCAGCTGGTTTTTATAATGTGATTCCCGACCTAGACGGCGTAATTCGCCGAGCCCATCTGTTTGTAAATTATCAAGGAGAGGTTTATCCCTCGCTGGGGTTAATCGCTGCGGCTAATTATTTGGGGGCAACACCGCAGCTGATCGATGAAAGCTTTGGTATTTCATTACAGTTTGACCAAAAGCGCTTAAATACTGGTGTTGCATCAGATCTGATGATCGATTTTTCAATTCCATACAACCGAATTTCATGGCCTCGGCTTGGAATGATTGATGAAAATATTAAACGCATCTTTCGTGGCAAGTTGGTTGTAATCGAGCCTCCGGGTGCACCGGGGCAATCACTCTCGGTTCCATTTGGTGGGCGGTTAAGTGCTGGTGATATTCAAGCGATGCTCATTGGCGATTTGCTGCTTAACCAGCACCATAACTATCAACCTGTCTGGGAACCGATTATTGGCTGGATGCTGTTGATCAGCGTTGCTGGTTTATTAATGCTGCTGCTTCCAAGGTTTGGCCCGCTGTGGCAACTGTTAACTGTCTCTGGATTGCTGCTGTGGTTTTGGACAGTGAGTGGTTGGCTATGGAGCAGCTTGGGGATTTTACTGAATTGGTCGCCACTTTTGGTGATTGTAATCGGCCTAATGCTAATTAATCTTGGCTGGGGTTTCTTGTTTGAAAGGCGTCAGCTAGTTCAGTTAAAAGACACGTTTGGTCAATATGTGCCTGAAGCATTGGTTAGTTCAATGGAAGGGCCTTCGAGTACAGAATTTCAGATTTCTCAGAATCGTGAAATGACAGTGCTATTCGCGGATATTCAAGGCTTCACTAAAATATCAGAAATGTTGTCTCCCAGAGAGTTGCAGCAATTATTAAACCGTTTCTTTACCCCGATGACTGAAGTGATTTTCAATCATGGTGGCACGGTAGATAAATATGTTGGCGATATGATTATGGCCTTTTGGGGCGCGCCAACAGAAGATCCTATGCATGCAGAAAATGCGGTGAAGGCAGCGTTAGAGATGATCGAAAAAGCAGCATCGCTAAGTGAGTCATTTGCCAGAGAAAACTTGCCAGTGATTCGTCTAGGAATAGGAGTCAATAGCGGTTATATGAGTGTTGGTGATATGGGGTCTCGTTATCGCCGTGCTTATACCGTGCTGGGCGACAATGTGAATTTGGCAAGTCGATTGGAATCATTGACTAGAAATTATTCAGTAGAGCTAATCGTTGGAGAAAACACGCAGCAGCTATTGCCAAGTGAATGGCTATGCCGACGATTAGATTGTGTCCGGGTGAGGGGACGGCAAAAACCGGAGTTTATTTATCAGCCGATTTCGCAAAATCCTATAGGTGAAGAGGTTGGCAGGTTAGTGAAATTTCACGATGCCCAAGAAACTTATTTCCAGGGGCGCTTCAATGCAGCATCAAGAATGTTTGCCATTCTTGAATCTGAGCAACCTTTAG